The following proteins are encoded in a genomic region of Dialister hominis:
- a CDS encoding N-acetylmuramoyl-L-alanine amidase family protein, with product MKNLFKLLIPLLVLLLIPFGSTSLAKDAQLTDFRWTSRNDGNPPFVRIVMDLSKAVHAEAAMDDSGKNLEVILRNTSKGGTASQFDNMDKRAVDFATLSEKDGDTYLDVALSKSQKMDDIRVFALRPDSKLNKPHRLVVDIPIPGAKQTYTKPAKSVSTPAVAAPSAKTYDVSDKAKNVLKGKIICLDPGHGGTDTGAIGHLGKKDIYEKDITLSIALPLRDLLTSAGAKVVMTRSADKDVYGPWADATTELQARCDVANEAHADAFVSIHIDSFANSSIDGITAYYNGKSANDLLLAQMMHQATINSLSIPDRGVRSNDFYVNVHTAMPSVLMEVGFITNNHRVQMLTSSWAPKSMAQSLFDGLVSYFSAIE from the coding sequence ATGAAGAATCTGTTTAAGTTACTTATTCCTCTCTTGGTACTTCTTCTGATACCGTTCGGATCCACATCTTTGGCAAAGGATGCGCAATTGACCGATTTCCGCTGGACATCCAGGAATGATGGAAATCCGCCTTTCGTCCGGATCGTCATGGATTTATCCAAAGCGGTTCATGCAGAAGCCGCAATGGATGATTCCGGCAAAAATTTAGAGGTCATCTTAAGAAATACCAGTAAAGGCGGCACGGCTTCCCAGTTTGACAATATGGATAAAAGGGCAGTTGATTTTGCGACATTGTCCGAAAAGGATGGAGACACATACCTGGATGTCGCCTTATCCAAATCACAGAAGATGGATGACATCCGTGTTTTTGCGCTTCGTCCGGACAGCAAATTGAACAAGCCTCATCGTTTAGTCGTAGATATACCGATTCCGGGAGCAAAACAGACTTACACAAAACCGGCCAAGAGTGTTTCAACACCTGCTGTGGCTGCTCCTTCTGCCAAGACGTATGATGTCTCTGACAAAGCGAAAAACGTCCTGAAAGGTAAAATTATTTGTCTTGACCCGGGACATGGCGGAACAGATACCGGTGCTATCGGACACCTTGGCAAAAAGGATATTTATGAGAAGGATATCACCCTCTCCATCGCTCTTCCGCTCAGGGATCTTCTGACATCCGCTGGCGCCAAGGTTGTCATGACACGTTCCGCAGACAAAGATGTCTACGGTCCATGGGCTGATGCAACGACAGAACTTCAGGCTCGCTGCGATGTCGCTAATGAAGCCCATGCAGACGCCTTCGTATCCATCCACATTGATTCTTTTGCCAATTCCAGCATTGATGGAATCACTGCTTACTACAATGGAAAAAGCGCCAACGATCTGCTTCTGGCGCAAATGATGCATCAGGCAACCATCAACTCTTTATCCATCCCGGACAGAGGCGTACGTTCCAATGACTTTTATGTCAATGTTCATACCGCCATGCCGTCTGTCCTGATGGAAGTCGGTTTCATTACAAACAATCACAGGGTCCAGATGCTGACTTCGAGCTGGGCGCCCAAGAGCATGGCTCAGAGCCTGTTTGACGGCCTTGTAAGTTATTTCTCTGCTATAGAATAA
- a CDS encoding polysaccharide deacetylase family protein gives MKISLKSWQKAALVAAAALLSVSCFALDGFSGNAAGKPEAVAASTVPAAASKSTAALKPGEAVVHRGPDVKYTVPEGVSILMYHMIGNQSGNAAIMSEANLRIQMNYLRDHGYHPITMKELYDYVTKGAPLPEKPVCITFDDGYLDSYTVVYPLMKEYGFPWTLFLVTDDVGKPYNRMTWDQLREMANSHTVTIANHTLSHPKLHNLKTRAEKEREIVGANQALKYQLGIDNVWLAYPYGDYDDEVIDVCKKAGIKMAVTTDAGRAHVGSYPFELKRAYIGNDISLARFSERLSKDNYSTV, from the coding sequence TTGAAGATATCTTTGAAAAGCTGGCAAAAGGCAGCGCTCGTTGCCGCAGCAGCTTTGCTGTCTGTATCCTGTTTTGCTCTGGATGGTTTTAGCGGAAATGCTGCAGGAAAACCTGAAGCTGTTGCAGCATCTACAGTGCCGGCTGCTGCATCTAAAAGTACGGCGGCATTAAAGCCTGGAGAAGCGGTTGTCCACAGAGGACCGGATGTCAAGTATACGGTTCCCGAGGGCGTTTCCATCCTGATGTACCATATGATCGGGAACCAGTCAGGCAACGCAGCTATTATGAGTGAAGCAAACCTGAGAATTCAAATGAATTATCTTCGTGATCATGGATATCATCCGATTACCATGAAGGAACTGTATGACTATGTCACAAAGGGCGCTCCACTTCCGGAAAAGCCGGTCTGCATCACTTTTGATGATGGGTATCTGGACAGTTATACGGTCGTTTATCCTCTGATGAAAGAGTACGGATTCCCATGGACACTCTTCCTTGTTACTGATGACGTGGGCAAGCCCTATAACCGCATGACCTGGGATCAGCTGCGCGAAATGGCAAACAGCCACACTGTTACGATTGCCAACCATACGCTTTCTCATCCAAAGCTGCACAATCTCAAGACCAGAGCGGAAAAAGAACGTGAAATCGTAGGTGCCAATCAGGCTCTGAAGTATCAGCTTGGGATAGATAATGTCTGGCTTGCATATCCGTATGGCGATTATGATGATGAAGTCATTGATGTATGCAAGAAAGCAGGCATCAAGATGGCAGTTACTACAGATGCAGGGCGCGCACATGTAGGCAGCTATCCGTTTGAATTAAAACGCGCTTATATCGGAAATGACATTTCACTGGCACGCTTCTCGGAACGCTTGAGTAAGGATAATTATTCTACTGTTTAA
- a CDS encoding phosphodiester glycosidase family protein, translated as MKRIFNNIVVKFVIITLLFFLFTSPIVVLFGPFPNLKRAVVGAIMRSRHPQYITWLYNKDELNQILGTVTTTDTQKVFSFKLRTDPTLNLKKIETSRFVGYLLEIPNPTRVQVAMAEDINEKGDTTSNIAKKNNAVAAINGGGFYDPNGTGTGRLPYGFILHEGKYLLGQQVDDKEKVDFVGLTKSGNLIAGNYNKKQLSDLGAVEGLTFGPPLIINGEKVIKNGDGGWGISPRSAIGQKKDGTIMFLVIDGRQPGYSIGATLVDAQNMMYENGAYIAANLDGGSSTTLYYNGKVVNKPADLLGERMIPTAFIVK; from the coding sequence ATGAAACGTATTTTTAATAATATTGTTGTAAAGTTCGTCATAATCACACTTTTGTTTTTCCTGTTCACATCGCCGATCGTCGTACTGTTCGGACCTTTCCCGAATCTGAAGAGGGCCGTAGTCGGTGCAATCATGCGCTCCCGCCATCCGCAGTACATTACCTGGCTGTATAACAAGGATGAACTGAACCAGATTCTCGGAACTGTGACAACGACAGACACGCAGAAAGTTTTCTCGTTCAAGCTTCGTACGGATCCCACTTTGAATTTGAAGAAGATTGAAACGTCAAGATTTGTCGGATACCTTCTTGAAATTCCGAACCCGACGCGCGTTCAGGTGGCAATGGCTGAGGATATCAACGAGAAGGGGGATACGACAAGCAATATTGCAAAGAAGAATAATGCCGTGGCAGCCATTAACGGCGGCGGATTCTATGATCCGAACGGCACGGGGACAGGCAGGCTTCCTTACGGATTTATTCTCCATGAAGGGAAGTACCTTTTAGGACAGCAGGTCGATGATAAGGAAAAGGTCGATTTTGTTGGCCTGACCAAGAGCGGAAACCTGATAGCCGGCAACTACAATAAGAAGCAGCTGAGTGATCTGGGGGCTGTTGAAGGACTGACCTTCGGACCGCCGCTTATCATTAACGGTGAAAAAGTAATTAAAAACGGCGATGGCGGATGGGGTATTTCACCACGATCTGCTATCGGGCAGAAGAAAGACGGAACAATCATGTTCCTCGTTATTGATGGAAGACAGCCAGGATACAGCATAGGGGCAACACTCGTGGATGCGCAGAACATGATGTATGAAAACGGCGCTTATATTGCCGCCAACCTTGACGGCGGTTCTTCTACCACGCTCTACTATAATGGCAAGGTAGTCAATAAACCTGCCGACCTTTTAGGCGAAAGAATGATTCCGACCGCGTTTATCGTTAAATAA